The following coding sequences lie in one Lytechinus pictus isolate F3 Inbred unplaced genomic scaffold, Lp3.0 scaffold_20, whole genome shotgun sequence genomic window:
- the LOC135157906 gene encoding uncharacterized protein LOC135157906: MAYRCRYVNWSGESCDWRGQELKELKQHVAQVHKGFVDRDSTTRKPTRPVNPGSHHQRYNPPSPPRGRRRSRSPQKQQREFSRRTPSSPRGRSGRPSSPQRTSPSDTSPKSRSIRQRNRPIDAACQTNKKRVSDKAIQVEEPNQSEEDELFNTARNLRHAERGCKSIHKTKHIIPPGVKITYHHETLHLPDGTVYTRITKEEKRKDIEKKDD, encoded by the coding sequence ATGGCTTACCGGTGTCGATACGTAAATTGGTCAGGAGAGAGCTGCGACTGGAGGGGCCAGGAATTAAAGGAACTTAAACAACATGTCGCCCAAGTACACAAAGGATTTGTCGATCGTGATTCCACCACAAGGAAGCCCACCAGACCAGTGAACCCGGGGTCACACCATCAGCGATACAATCCACCTAGCCCACCTAGGGGACGCCGCCGCTCTCGAAGTCCACAGAAACAACAGCGGGAATTTAGTCGCAGAACCCCAAGCAGCCCCAGGGGTCGTTCAGGCAGACCAAGTTCACCTCAACGTACCAGCCCTTCTGACACATCTCCCAAATCAAGATCCATTCGACAGAGGAACCGTCCGATTGATGCGGCCTGTCAGACCAACAAGAAACGTGTGAGTGATAAAGCCATCCAGGTAGAGGAGCCCAATCAGTCAGAAGAAGACGAGCTCTTTAATACCGCCAGAAATCTCCGTCATGCTGAACGTGGGTGCAAGTCTATCCACAAAACCAAGCACATCATTCCACCAGGCGTAAAGATCACGTATCATCACGAGACCCTTCACTTGCCAGATGGTACTGTATATACACGCATCACCAAGGAAGAAAAACGAAAGGACATTGAGAAGAAGGATGACTAA